Part of the Pseudarthrobacter sp. NBSH8 genome is shown below.
CCGAACTGCAGCACGTCGAACGCGCAGTCCGCCTGCAGGAAGCGCCTTCCGTCAGTGACACCGTGGATTCCATCTACAAACTCGGTCCGCTGCTGTGGACCCACCGCCCCGAGCACCCCGGTTTCCTGGGCCTGCGGTTCGGGCTCGGCACCGGTACATCGCGCATCCTGTTCGAGGAACCCAACAGCAACGACACCGAAGCTGAGTTCATGCGCGAGATCCAGGACTGCCTGAAGCAGTTCAGGGACATCGAGGGTGTCCCCGTGGTCTCCCAGCTGCGCACCGCCGGGTCCTTCGGCGTGGCCGGGGCCCGGGGCCTGGTGGACGACGTTGCCCGCGGCATGGTCCTGCAGTTTGTGGGGCTGCATTCGCCCGCGGAGGCCGTGGTGACAGCCATTACGTCGGCGCAGTCCCGGCAGCGCTGGGACTGGCTGCAGTGGCTGCCCCACGTGGGCTCCGGCCACAGCCCCCTCAACGGCGACCACCTCGCTGCCGGTTCAGCCAGCGGCTCCTCCCTCGTGGCCAGGCTCGAGGACCTGCTCGACGCACGCGAAGCCATGGCCAAGCGCTCCACCCCCGAACACCGCGGATCTGTGGACCCGGCCAAGGACGAAATCCCGGCGCCGGTGCTGCCGGCGGTCCTGGTCATCGTCGAGGACGACGCTCCGGTGGACCGGGGCAGGCTGACCCGCCTCGCCGAGCGAGGGCCGGATTCCGGCGTCCACGTCATGTGGGTGGCCACCGACATCCAGGCGCTCCCTGCCGCCTGCCGGGACTTTATGGTGGTGGACGGCGAAAACGGCACCACCACCGGGCAGGTGCGGCTGGGACGGCACACGTACCCCGTGAGCTGCGAAAGCCTCGACGCCGAAGTGGCCGCGCAGCTGGCCCGGATGCTGGCGCCCGTGGTGGACGTTGGCAAGCCTGTCAGCGACGACTCCGACCTGCCGCGTGCGGTGTCCTACGCCACCCTGATCGGCAAGGACTTCCTGGACAACCCGCAGGCCGTGGCGGAGCGCTGGGTCGAGAACAATTCAGTCCATGCCTCCGCGGTTCCCAACCGGAAGGACAACGGGACCCTCCGGGCGCTGGTGGGTTCCAAGGGGATAGAGCCGCTCTACCTGGACCTGAAGAACGAGGGCCCGCACGCGCTGGTCGGCGGCACCACCGGCGCCGGCAAATCAGAGTTCCTGCAGTCCTGGGTCATGGGCATGGCCGCCGCGTACAGCCCGGACCGCGTGAGCTTCCTGTTTGTGGACTACAAGGGCGGGGCGGCGTTCGCCGATTGCCTCAGCCTGCCCCACACCGTGGGCCTGGTCACCGACCTGTCCCAGCACCTGGTCCGCCGTGCCCTGACCTCCCTCCGTGCCGAGCTGCACTATCGCGAGCACCTGCTGAACCGCAAGAAGGCCAAGGACCTGCTCGGGCTCCAGCGCGAAGCCGACCCGGAAGCACCGCCCTACCTCATTATCGCTGTGGACGAATTTGCGGCGCTGGCCACCGAGGTCCCCGAATTTGTGGACGGCGTAGTGGATGTTGCTGCCCGTGGCCGGTCCCTGGGCCTGCACCTGATCCTGGCCACGCAGCGTCCCGCCGGTGTCATCAAGGACAGCCTGCGCGCCAACACCAACCTCCGGGTGGCCCTGCGCATGGCGGATGAGGATGACGCCACCGACATCCTCGGCGTGCCTGATGCGGCATACTTCGACCCGTCCATCCCGGGCCGCGGCGCCGCCAAGACCGGGCCCGGCCGCATCCAGGGGTTCCAGACCGGCTATGCCGGCGGCTGGACCACGGAGAAGCCCCAGCGTCCGCAGATCGACATCGTGGAAATGGCCTTCGGGTCAGGGCCCAGCTGGGAGGCTCCTGCGCCGGAAAAACCCGTCAAGGAAGCCCCGGCCGGCCCCAACGACATCGCCAGGATGACCACCAACATCGTCCGGGCAGCGGAATCGCTGGCCATCAGGCCGCCGCGCAAACCGTGGCTGGACGAGCTGGCCAAGACGTACGACTTCTCCAAGCTCCCGAACCCCCGGACGGACGAACGGCTGCTGCTGGGCGTGGCCGATGATCCTGCCCGCCAGGAACAGCCCACTGTGTTCTACGAGCCGGACCAGGACGGCAACATGGCCGTCTACGGCACGGGCGGCTCCGGAAAGTCCGCTGCCCTGCGCGGCATTGCGATTGCCGCCGCCGTCACGCCCCGGGGCGGGCCCGTGCACATCTACGGGATAGATTGCGGTTCCTCCGGACTGAAGATGCTCGAAGAGTTGCCGCACGTCGGCGAGATCATCAACGGTGACGACGTCGAACGCGTGGGCCGGCTGCTTCGCCTGCTCCGGGACATCGCCGACGAGAGGTCCGCCCGGTTCGCCGAGGTCAGGGCCTCCACCATCGTGGAATACCGGACCCTGGCCAACCGCCCGGACGAGAAGCGGATCTTCGTGCTGCTGGACGGCATCTCGGCGTTCCGCGAGACGTACGAATTCAGCCGCCTGTCCGCGCTCTGGGATATCTTCCTGCAGCTGGCCACCGACGGCCGTCCCCTGGGGATCCACCTGGTCGTCACCGGTGACCGGCCCAACGCTGTACCGGCGACGTTGCTGGCCTCCATCCAGCGCCGGCTGGTGCTGCGGCTGACGTCCGAGGACGACTACATGTCCATGGACGTCGCCAAGGACGTCCTCACCAGCTCCTCACCGCCCGGGCGCGGCATGCTGGGCGGCTACGAGGTCCAGCTGGCCGTCCTGGGAGGTAACTCCAACCTGGCGCTTCAGGCCCGCGAACTCCACAAGCTCAGCCAGGCGATGCTGCGCCAGGGGCTGGAATCGGCACCCAAAATCCAGCGGCTTCCCGAACTGGTGGACTTGGATGTGCTGCCTGCCGGCAGCCCGGACCTGCCCGTCATCGGTGTCGACGACGAAACCCTGCAGCCGGCCGGGATCATGGCCCAGGGACCGCTGCTGCTGGCCGGACCGCCAGGCGCCGGCAGGACGGTGGCGCTGGTGACCCTGGCGTACGCGCTGCGCCGCTCCAATCCGGACACAGAGCTGGTGTACATCGGCTCGCGCCGGTCCGCGGTGGCGTCGCTGCCGCTCTGGAACCGTTCGGTGGTGGGTGCCGATGACCTGGCCGAGATCATCGAGGACCTCACAGAGCACTCTTCCGGGAACCCCGGGAAGCTGGCGATCTTCATCGAGGGCCTGACCGAGTTCACGGATACCGTGGCGGAATCAGGCGTGTCGCAGCTCGTGTCGGCGTCCATCAAAGCCGATCAGTGGGTCATCGGGGAATCGGAAACGTCAACCTGGTCCTCGGCCTGGTCCCTGGCCCAGCCTTTCAAATCCGGACGCCGGGGCCTGCTCATCAACCCGGGCGACATCGAAGGGGACAGCCTGCTCAACACGTCGCTGGGGCGCGTCAGCCCGGAATTCATACCTGGCCGCGGCTACATCGTGGGACGCGGCAAGGCGCGGAAACTGCAGATCGCCCTGCCGCCGGAAAACAGGGGCTGAGCCGTTGCCTTACACGGGTCCGTAAATCCATTGGATTTGCGGGCCCGTGGGCGTTGTAGGAGACTACCGGAAACACTGTTCGCTGCGGCAAGGGGGTGCCGCGCGCTGTCGAAAAGGTGACCATGATCCGATCTTCATCCGTGCTCCGCGACGTGTCCGCTGCTGCGGCCGCTGCGGTGCTGGCGCTTCTGGTTGGCCTTTCTGCGGCGGCCCCGGCGCAGGCCGACAACGGTGAAAATGGCAAAATGCCCTGTTTGGTGCTGTGTGGCCCGGCCGACGACCCGACGCCGCCCAGTCCGGGCAAACCAACGGAGACGCCCTCGCCGCCGGCCCCAGTGATCGAGCCCCCGGCACCGCCGCCCGCGCCCGTGGTGCCCGCCCCGGAACCGGTTCCCACCCTCGCCCCGGAACCGAGCGTTTCGCCGGCTGAGGAATCGACGTCGGCCGCGCCCAGCACCACCATCGCCAGCCCGCCGTCGTCGTCCGCAGGCCCGTCCACGGAATCGAACTGGAACAAGCCCATCACCAAATCGGTTAAGCCCACGCAGGCCGCCGCTGTTTCCCGGAACGAGGGCTCCGGCCTCTTCGGCGGCCCCGGATTGCTGGCCATTATGGCGGGCGTGCTGCTGGTGGGAGTCTCAGGCCTGGCCTTCGCTTTGTGGAGCAGGAACCGCCTCGCCTCGCACTGACCAGGTCCCGCACGCCACCCACTTCCGTGGCGAACGGTCAGGCACGCACACCGCGGCGCATGGGCGTTTGGGCGCATTGTCGGGGCTGTAGGGCAAGATAGGTCTGTGAGCACAGCACCGGTCCCCGCAGAGAAAACAGCAAACAGTACTGAGGAACTTACCGAGCCGAACGCCGTCCCCGCCGGGTCAGTGCGCGAAGAATACGAAAACCTGACGGACCTGGTCAGGGAGTACCGGTTTGCGTACTACCAGGAGGACGAACCTCTGGTCTCGGACGCTGAATTCGACGAACTGTTCCGGCACCTGGAGGAGATCGAGGCACTGCATCCGGAGCTGGTAGCCAATGATTCGCCCACGCAGGAGGTTGGCGGGGAAGTCTCAGCCGCGTTCGCCGCCGTCGAACACCTGCAGCGGATGTACAGCCTCGAGGACGTCTTTTCCCTGGCGGAGCTGGAAGCGTGGATCACCAAGGCCGAGGCCGGCGTCAGCAAGCTGGGGGACACCGCCCAGCTGGCGTGGCTCACGGAACTGAAGATTGACGGCCTCGCGGTCAACCTGTTGTACCGCGACGGGAAACTGGTCCGTGCCGCCACCAGGGGTGACGGAACCACTGGTGAAGACATCACCCACAACGTCCTGACGATCAAGGAAATCCCGACGGAACTGACGGGCACCGGATTTCCCGCAGAGGTGGAAATCCGGGGTGAGGTCTTTATCCCCTCGAAGGCCTTTGCGGAATTCAATGAGGCACTGATCGAAGCCGGCAAGGCGCCACTGGCCAACCCCAGGAATGCTGCCGCCGGTTCGATCAGGCAGAAGGATCCTGCGGAAACCGCCAAGCGTCCGTTGCGGATGTTTGTCCACGGCATTGGTGCGCGCGAAGGGCTCGAAACCCTGAGCCAGTCCCAGACCTACGCCGTGCTGGAACAGTGGGGCCTTCCCGTCAGCCCGTACTTCGAGGTTCTCTGCGGCCTGCCGGAGATCCTTGCCTTCATCAAGCGCTATGGCGAGCAACGGCATACCCTGATGCACGAAATCGACGGCATCGTGGTCAAGATCGACGACTTCGCCACGCAGCGTGCCCTCGGCTACACCTCACGCGTTCCCCGCTGGGCCGTCGCCTACAAGTACCCGCCGGAAGAAGTCCACACCAAACTGCTGGACATCCAGGTCCAGGTGGGCCGTACCGGCCGGGTGACCCCGTTCGGGGTGCTGGAGCCGGTGAAGGTGGCCGGTTCCACCGTGGCCCGTGCCACGCTGCACAACCAGGACGTGGTCAAAGCCAAGGGCGTGCTGATCGGCGACGTCGTGGTGCTGCGCAAGGCCGGAGACGTCATCCCGGAGATCGTCGGCCCCGTGATGGCGCTGCGCATAGGCCGTGAGGACGAACTGCACGAGTTCGTGATGCCCGCCGAATGCCCGTCCTGCGGCACGGAGCTCGCCCCCTCCAAGGAGGGCGACATCGACATCCGCTGTCCCAATTCCAGGTCCTGCCCTATCCAGCTGACGGAGAGGGTCGCGCACCTGGCCGGCCGCGGGGCCTTCGACATCGAGGCCCTCGGCGGGGAAGCTGCCGTGGCACTTACCGATCCGGCGGAGCCCAGGCCCGGCCCGCTGGTAAGCGAATCGGAGCTCTTCTTCCTGACCGCGGCGGATCTGGAGCACGTGCGGATCCTGCGCGAGAAACGTTCCAAGGGCGTGGGCACCGGCGTCTTCGAGCTGGTCCCGTACTTCTGGACAAAGGCAACCGCCAAGACGCCGTCCAAGCCCACGGCGACCACCGCGAAGCTCTTAGCGGAGCTGGAGAAGGCAAAGGCCCAGCCACTGTGGCGGGTGCTGGTTGCCCTGTCCATCCGGCACGTTGGTCCGCGCGCCTCGAGGGCCCTGGCCACGGCGTTTGGCACCATGGACGGTATCCGGAAGGCCTCCGAGGAAGACCTGGCCCACGTGGACGGCGTTGGCCCAACCATTGCGGCCGCACTGAAGGAGTGGTTCGCCGAGGACTGGCACGTGGAAATCGTTGACCGCTGGGCCGCGGCCGGGGTCCGCATGGAGGACGAGCGCGACCAATCCATGCCGCGGACCCTGGAAGGGTTGACCCTTGTGGTTACCGGCTCCCTGCCGAACTTCAGCCGGGACGAGGCGAAGGAAGCGATCCTCATCCGCGGAGGCAAAGCCGCGGGCTCGGTCTCGAAAAACACCAGTTATGTGGTGGCCGGCGAAAGCGCAGGCACCAAACTGGATAAAGCCGAACAGCTCGGAATTCCCGTGCTGGACGAGGACGGCTTCCGGGAACTCCTTGCGAACGGTCCGGCGCCTGCCGGGGGAGCCACGCCCACACCGACATCCACAGAATCAGAAGAGGCAGCCGAATGAACCAGCAGGACCGCACCACCGAATTGCTTGCGGTGGCCCGGCAAGCAGCCGCCGCCGGCGCCGCCGTGCTGGCTTCCCGCAATGGCGAAACGCTGGATGTCAGCAACAAAGGCGACGCCGGGGACTGGGTTACGGCCTTTGATGTCGCCGCTGAGAATGCGGTTCGGGATGCCATCACGGCCGCCCGCCCGCAGGACACCATCACGGGCGAGGAACATGGGACCACCCGCCCCGCTGCCCCCACCGGCTATCGCTGGTCCATCGACCCGCTGGACGGTACCACCAACTTCATCCGGAACATCGTCTACTACGCCACCTCCGTGGCAGTGGCGGATTCCGACGGCGTCTGGCTGGCCGGCGTCGTCAACGCCCCGGCGCTGGGCCGTGTCTACTACGCTGCCCGCGGCCAGGGTGCGTGGCTGGAAGAGGGCGGCCGGGTGACCCGGCTCCAGGGCCCGGTGCCGGACCGTGCCGGGCAGATCCTCGCCACCGGCTTCAGTTACGACCCCGCCGTACGCTCCGAACAGGCTGCACTGCTGGGTAGCCTGATGGACGGATTCGCAGACGTCCGGCGGCTGGGCTCCGCGGCGCTGGACCTCTGCATGGTGGCTGACGGGACCCACGACGCCTACGGAGAACGCGGGCTCAACGAACATGACTTCTCCGCCGGTGCGCTGATTGCCGAGGAAGCCGGCTGCTGGGTCCGGCGTCCCCGGCTGGCCAGTCCGCTGGACGGCGGACCAGCCGACGAGGACAGGCTTGCCGCCTGGACCTGCGCCGGGACCTTGGCCTTGTCCGGGAAGTTTCCGCTGTGACGCCGTTGCGCCACTAGCATTGTCAGGTGCAATCGCAAATAACCATCCGACCGGCCGTTGAGGCAGACTTTCAGGCCATCGCCAGGATCACCGTGGACTCGTACCTGGCAGCAGGGTATTTCGACAGCGCGGACCATCCCTATATGCAGCAGATCCAGGACGTTGCCGCCCGTGCGGCGAAGGCCACCATCTGGGTTGCCGAGCGTGACCGGCAGGTCCTGGGATCCGTGACTCTCGCGCTGGCAGGTGAACCGTTCGCCGACATCGCCCTGCCGGATGAGCTGGAGTTCCGGATGCTGGTGGTGGATCCCGCGGTCCAGCGCAGCGGCGCAGGCAAGGCCATGGTGGAAGCCATCATTGAGCATGCCAAATCGCTGGAGGGGATCACCGGCGTGGCCCTCACCACCGGCGGGACCTGGGAGAGTGCCCATGGCCTCTACCGGAAGACAGGCTTCAAACGTGTCCCCGAGCGTGACTGGCTGATTCCGGGCACCGACATAAAGCTGCTGGTTTACCGGCTTGACGTCCAGTCAACCTAAAGTGGTGCCGACTCATTTTCGGCACTGAAAGGCCCACCATGCGCAAAACATTCGGCACCGGCTCCGTCTGGGAGCAGACCCTCGGCTACTCCCGCGCCGTCCAGGTGGACAACACGCTGTACATCTCCGCCACGGCCGCCAGCGGCGAGGACGGCATTGTGGGCGAGGACTTCTACACGCAGACCCAGTACATCCTGCAGAAGCTCGGCGTGGTCCTGGCCGATGCCGGTTTCAGCATCGACGACGTGGTCCAGTCCAAGCTGTACCTGACGGACATCAGCAAGTGGGAAGAAGCCGGCCGCGCCCATGGAGAGGTCTTCGGCGAGATCCGCCCCACCCTTGCCCTGGTGCACGTCCTGCCGTTCCTTGACCCGAAGATGCTCGTCGAGATCGAGCTCGTGGCGCAGAAGAGCGCCAACTAGGAAGCCTCCCGCAGTCCGTTCGCGCTCAAGGGGGCGCCGCTACTGGGCCGGGAGGCTGTAGCGGTGCTCCGGGCGTCCGGTGGTCCCGTAGCGCAGTTGGATGTCGACGGCGCCGTCGTCGGCCAGCGAGGACAGGTACCTTTGTGCCGTGGCCCGGGAAACCCCTACGCGGGTGGCCACTTCCACCGCCGAATACTGCTCGCCGGCCACCAGCGATTCCAGCACCGCGGCCTCGGTGACCGAGCGGGGCTTGGCCGATGGCGCCACGTCCCCGGGGATCAGTGCCCGCTTGGCCCGCTCCACGGAGCCCTGGTCCAGAGACCCGGGCTGGCCCAGCAGCCTGCGGTACCGGGCATACGAACGCAGCTGCTGCGACAGCGACTCGGCAGTAAAGGGCTTCAACAGGTAGCCAAGGGCGCCGCGGCGGAACGCTTTCCGCAGCGACTCGGTGTCCGACGCGGCACTGAGGATCATGGTGTCCACGTCGAGCTGCTGCAGCAGGTCGAGCCCTGAGGCGTCCGGCAGGTAGACATCCAGCAGCACCAGGTCCGGGCGGAGACTGTGGATCGCCTGCTGGGCCAGGGACGCCGACCCCACCGGCGCCAGCGCAAGGAAACCCGCCACCGAATCCACATACGCGGCATGCAGCTTGGCCACGTGGAAATCGTCATCCACAATCAGCACCCTGAAATCCTCAGGCATCATTGTCCTCTCCAGCCAAATCCGTGGTCCCCGAAGGTGTCCCGGCCGTTGTGCGTGGCAGGGAAGCCATAAACACGGCCCCGGGTCCGCCCGTTGTCCCCGGCTCAAGCAAGCGGACGTCCCCGCCGCGGCGCCGCGCCAGCTTCCGGGCGAGGGCCAGGCCCAGCCCCTGCCCGCCGCTGGTCCCGGCGGCAGCCGCCGAAGCCACCAATACAGGGCCGGCTGCGGTCGTAAATCCTTCTGCAAAGACCACTTCCGGATCCGTCCCGGCCGCGAGCCCGTCACCCGAATCGGCGACGACGATGTGCAGCGTCCCGCCGTCGTCGTGCGGTTCGTCCAGCACCTCCAGCTCCACCCAGCGCTCCGGGGAGGAACCGGCGACGGCGGCGTTTACGGCGTTGTCTATCAGGTTGCCCAGCACCGTGGTCACGTCCTGCGGCTCGGTGACCTGGCCGCGGACCAGGGTTTCGGGCCCGATCCGCAGCGTAACACCGCGCTCATCAGCCTCCACCCCCTTGGCACCCACAAAGGCCTGCAAGTACGGGTCCTGCAACAGTTCCGCCTGGTCCACCGGAAACTTCAGCGGCCCCTTCGCGACCAGCCCGGCCAGGTAATCGTGGACCTGCTGGTGCTGCCCGATGCTCATCAGGCCGGCGATGGTATGCAGCTGGTTGGCGAACTCGTGGCGCTGCGCGCGCAGGGCCGTGGACATGGTGCCCACGGCGTCGAGCTGCCGGGTGAGCTGCTGGAGTTCGGTGCGGTCCCGGAGCATCACCACCCAGCCCAGGTCCTCGCTTCGATGCAGGGCCTTGCGCGCGCTGGCCACCAGGACACTGCCGCCGGCCACCAGCGCAATGGCGTCCGCCTCCGCCGCGTCCGGCCGGGTCAGCGCCTTGAGCTGCCCGGGCACCGGAGCGTCGGCCCACGGCGTCCCGGAAAGGTCCGGCTGCTCGAGAAGGCGCTGCGCGGCTGCGTTGAACACGCTGATCCTGCCGTTGGACGAAACGCCGATGACGCCGTCGTCCACGCCCTGCAGAACGGCCACCTGGTCGTGAACCAGCGTGCTGATTTCCTCGGGCTCCAGCCCCAGGGTCAGCCGCTGGAGCCGCCGCCGCAGCAGGAACGAAGCCAGCACTCCCGTGAGCAGCGCTCCGCCTGCGGTGAGGACGATCGGGACGATGTCGCGGGCCAGGCTTTGGCCCAGCGATTCCATTGAGTAGCCAACGCTGACAATTCCCACCACGGTTGTGGAGGACTCTGGTGCATAGATGGGCACCTTGGCACCTGCTGACGGGCCGAGGGTCCCGGTGTTCCGCGTGGTCTCTTCCCGTCCGGCAAGCGCCACCGAGGGGTCAGTGCTCACGTGCTCGCCGAGGAGGGCAGGGTCCGGATGGGCCAGGCGAAGGCCGGTTTCGTCGGTGATCGCCACAAAGAAGGCGCCGGTGCGGAGGCGGGCGGCCTCTGCGGCGGCCTGCACGGGCCCGGCGGCCAGCACGGGAGCCGGCGGCGTGCCCTCTTCCTTGCTGATGGCCTCGACGGCGGAGCGTATGCCCGGATCCGAGGCCACAGTCCGGGCGAGGGTCAAAGCCTGGTTCTCGGCCTCGTTGCCGATCCGCCCGGACACCAGCCAGGCGTGGACGGCGCCGCTGAGCAGCACCACGAGCAGCACAACGCCCAGCTGCAGGAGCAGCGTCTGGGTGGAGAAGCGCATGGCGAGCCGTGGCATCCGGGCTCCTTCCGCCGTCGTGCGCGCCGGTATGTGCAGGGGCAGCCCGGGCGCTGGAAATCAAAGTGCTTCTGCCATCCTAGGGTGTGAGCACAATGCGCAAAATGCTCCGAATAAGCAGTATGCCAATCAATTGGGCCAAAGGCACGGCCGTGACGTCCACCACCCTAATGTCTGTAGCACGCGTCACACTGCGGTGGCGTTGTTCACATGAAGGAGCCGGCCGTGCTGGTATTACTTGGATTCGCAATGATCGCGGTATTCATGGTGCTGATCATGACGAAGAAGCTGACGCCAGTACTGGCGCTGATCATCGTCCCCACCGTTTTTGGCCTGTTCGCAGGTGCCGGACTGGGTATCGGGGACATGGTCCTGGAGTCCATGAAGTCCATGACGTCCACGGCGGCGCTCCTGATGTTCGCCATCATCTACTTCGGCCTGATGATCGACGTCGGACTGTTCGACCCGCTCGTGAAGTTCATCCTCCGCAAGCTCGGCAATGACCCCGCCAAGGTAGTGCTCGGCACCGCGATCCTCGCGGCCGCGGTCTCCCTGGACGGCGACGGCTCCACCACCTTCATCCTCACCACCGCCGCCATGCTCCCGGTCTACCTTCGCCTCAAGATGAGCCCCGTAGTCCTCACCTGCGTGGCCGGCCTGGCCAACGGCACCATGAACATCCTGCCGTGGGGCGGCCCCACCGCCCGCGCTGCCACCGCGCTGCACCTGGACGTCAACGACGTTTTTGTCCCCATGATCCCGTCCCTTATCGCCGGCCTCGTTGTGGTCTTCGGCTTCGCCTGGCTGCTGGGCCTGCAGGAACGCAACCGACTCCGCGCCATTGCACCGGAAATCTGGGGAACGCCGGACACAGCAGAGCCGTTCACCGCGGAAAAGTTCGACGGCGGCGCTTCCGACGGCGGTTCGGGAAGCAGCCGCGGACGCAAGGGAGGCGGCCCCGCCGGAGTAGCCCCCGCCGTCGTCGGTTCAGTGTCTGTCCTGGACCGCACCGGAACGCTGGTGGATGAACGGGATTCCGCCATGGCGGACACCGCCCTGGACCCGAACCGCAAGACGCTGCGTCCCAGGCTCTTCTGGTTCAACCTTGGACTGACTGTCGCGGTCATGTTGGTGCTCGTGGCCAACATCGTGCCGCTGCCGTTTGTCTTCATGGTGGGCTCCGCCATTGCACTGCTGGTGAACTTCCCCAAGGTCAAGGAACAGGGCGAGCAGCTGATCGCCCACGCACCGTCCATCGTGGCCGTGGTCAGCATGGTCATGGCCGCGGCCGTCCTCACCGGCGTCCTGAAGGGCACCGGCATGGTCGAGGCCATGTCCGCGTGGCTTGTCCAGATCATCCCCACGAGCATGGGCCCGTTCATGGCCGTCATCACCGGCGTCCTCAGCATCCCCATGACGTTCTTCATGAGCAACGACGCCTTCTACTTCGGCGTTCTGCCCGTACTCAGTGAGACCGCCGCGCACTACGGAATCAGCGCTGCGGACATGGCGCGTGCCTCCATCACCGGGCAGCCGTTCCACCTGCAGAGCCCGCTGGTTCCGGCCATTCTCCTGCTGGTCTCGCTGGCCAAGGTGGACCTCGGAGACCACCACAAAAAGGTCCTGTGGCGCACCGCAGTGGTTTCCCTCGTCATGCTGGGCGTGGGGATGCTGACGGGAGCCATCGGGATCGGTTAGTCTGTAGCTGCCTGTGGCTGGCCCTTGTGGCCGGGACCACGGCACCGATGTGCCCGTCTGACGCCCGCTGGGGGTCGTCAGACGGGCACTGACGTTTCCCCACTAGACTGGTTCGGAAAACAATCCGAACCTGCAGGGGAGATCCATGGCTGCGATCAACCGTGACGACGTGGCGCACCTCGCGCGGCTCGCTCACATCGAGATGAGTGCTGAAGAGCTGGACAGGATGGCCGGCGAACTCGCCGTCATCGTTGATTCAGTGAAGTCCGTGAGTGAAGCCGCCGGTGACGACGTCCCGGCAACTTCCCACCCGATCCCGCTGACCAACGTGTTCCGCGAGGACGTTGTGGGCCACACCTTCACCGCGGAGCAGGCACTCTCGGGAGCTCCGGATTCCGATGAGAACCGTTTCAAGGTCCCGGCAATCCTGGATGAGGCATAACCATGACTGACACCAACGAACTCATCCGCCTCTCCGCCGCGCAGTTGGCCGCCAAGCTGGCCGCCCGCGAGGTCACCTCCGTCGAGGTCACCCAGGCGTACCTGGACCGCATTGCTGCCGTGGACGGCGGCGAACGCGGGGTGAACGCTTTCCTGCACGTCAACACCGAGGAAGCGCTCGCCGTCGCCGCAGAGGTGGACGCCATCCGTGCCGCAGGAGGTGCCGCGGCCGGGGAACTCCACGAACTCGCCGGCGTGCCGATCGCGGTCAAGGACCTCATTGTCACCATCGGCCAGCCCACCACGGCGGGCTCCAAGATCCTCGAGGGCTGGCACAGCCCCTACGACGCCACGGTAGTCAAGCGCCTCCGTGCCGCCAAAATGCCCATCCTGGGCAAAACCAACCTGGACGAATTCGCCATGGGTTCCTCCACCGAGCACTCCGCGTACGGCCCCACCCGCAACCCGTGGGACCTGGACCGGATCCCCGGCGGGTCCGGCGGCGGTTCGGCCGCGGCCGTTGCCGCTTTCGAAGCCCCGCTGGCCCTCGGCACGGACACCGGCGGGTCCATTCGCCAGCCCGGCGCCGTCACAGGCACCGTGGGAGTCAAGCCCACCTACGGCGGTGTCTCCCGCTACGGTGCCATCGCCATGGCTTCCTCGCTGGACCAGATCGGCCCGGTTTCCCGCACCGTCCTGGACTCGGCACTGCTGCACCAGGTCATCGGCGGTCATGATCCCTTTGACTCCACGTCCCTGCCGGACCCCCTGGCAGACCTCGTCGCCGCAGCCCGCGTGGGCAATGTCGAAGGCATGCGGATCGGCATCATCAAGGAACTCCACGGCGAGGGCTACCAGGCCGGCGTCGAGAATCGCTTCAACGAATCCCTGGAGCTGCTGAAGCAGGCCGGTGCGGAAATCGTTGAGGTGTCCTGCCCTAACTTCCAGTACGCCCTCGGTGCCTACTACCTGATCATGCCGTCGGAGGCCTCCTCCAACCTGGCAAAGT
Proteins encoded:
- the gatC gene encoding Asp-tRNA(Asn)/Glu-tRNA(Gln) amidotransferase subunit GatC — its product is MAAINRDDVAHLARLAHIEMSAEELDRMAGELAVIVDSVKSVSEAAGDDVPATSHPIPLTNVFREDVVGHTFTAEQALSGAPDSDENRFKVPAILDEA
- a CDS encoding CitMHS family transporter, giving the protein MLVLLGFAMIAVFMVLIMTKKLTPVLALIIVPTVFGLFAGAGLGIGDMVLESMKSMTSTAALLMFAIIYFGLMIDVGLFDPLVKFILRKLGNDPAKVVLGTAILAAAVSLDGDGSTTFILTTAAMLPVYLRLKMSPVVLTCVAGLANGTMNILPWGGPTARAATALHLDVNDVFVPMIPSLIAGLVVVFGFAWLLGLQERNRLRAIAPEIWGTPDTAEPFTAEKFDGGASDGGSGSSRGRKGGGPAGVAPAVVGSVSVLDRTGTLVDERDSAMADTALDPNRKTLRPRLFWFNLGLTVAVMLVLVANIVPLPFVFMVGSAIALLVNFPKVKEQGEQLIAHAPSIVAVVSMVMAAAVLTGVLKGTGMVEAMSAWLVQIIPTSMGPFMAVITGVLSIPMTFFMSNDAFYFGVLPVLSETAAHYGISAADMARASITGQPFHLQSPLVPAILLLVSLAKVDLGDHHKKVLWRTAVVSLVMLGVGMLTGAIGIG
- the gatA gene encoding Asp-tRNA(Asn)/Glu-tRNA(Gln) amidotransferase subunit GatA, with translation MTDTNELIRLSAAQLAAKLAAREVTSVEVTQAYLDRIAAVDGGERGVNAFLHVNTEEALAVAAEVDAIRAAGGAAAGELHELAGVPIAVKDLIVTIGQPTTAGSKILEGWHSPYDATVVKRLRAAKMPILGKTNLDEFAMGSSTEHSAYGPTRNPWDLDRIPGGSGGGSAAAVAAFEAPLALGTDTGGSIRQPGAVTGTVGVKPTYGGVSRYGAIAMASSLDQIGPVSRTVLDSALLHQVIGGHDPFDSTSLPDPLADLVAAARVGNVEGMRIGIIKELHGEGYQAGVENRFNESLELLKQAGAEIVEVSCPNFQYALGAYYLIMPSEASSNLAKFDGVRYGLRVLPEDGPMTIERVMGATRAAGFGDEVKRRIILGTYALSAGYYDAYYGSAQKVRTLVQRDFEAAFAQADVLISPTAPTTAFKLGEKLNDPLAMYLNDVATIPANLAGVPGLTLPGGLADEDGLPVGIQLLAPAREDARLYRVGAVLESLLEAQWGGPLLDRAPALVETLVEAKEAK
- a CDS encoding ATP-binding protein, yielding MPRLAMRFSTQTLLLQLGVVLLVVLLSGAVHAWLVSGRIGNEAENQALTLARTVASDPGIRSAVEAISKEEGTPPAPVLAAGPVQAAAEAARLRTGAFFVAITDETGLRLAHPDPALLGEHVSTDPSVALAGREETTRNTGTLGPSAGAKVPIYAPESSTTVVGIVSVGYSMESLGQSLARDIVPIVLTAGGALLTGVLASFLLRRRLQRLTLGLEPEEISTLVHDQVAVLQGVDDGVIGVSSNGRISVFNAAAQRLLEQPDLSGTPWADAPVPGQLKALTRPDAAEADAIALVAGGSVLVASARKALHRSEDLGWVVMLRDRTELQQLTRQLDAVGTMSTALRAQRHEFANQLHTIAGLMSIGQHQQVHDYLAGLVAKGPLKFPVDQAELLQDPYLQAFVGAKGVEADERGVTLRIGPETLVRGQVTEPQDVTTVLGNLIDNAVNAAVAGSSPERWVELEVLDEPHDDGGTLHIVVADSGDGLAAGTDPEVVFAEGFTTAAGPVLVASAAAAGTSGGQGLGLALARKLARRRGGDVRLLEPGTTGGPGAVFMASLPRTTAGTPSGTTDLAGEDNDA